Within the Thermithiobacillus tepidarius DSM 3134 genome, the region CCGCCGGCGCGGGCATGCTGGCCCTTGTGTCCGCGGCCGGCAGTCTTGCCCAGGCCGCTGCCGATGCCGCGGCCAACCCGCTTACGTGAGCTTTTGCTGCCCTCTGCCGGCCGAATGCTGTTCAGACGCATCACAGTTCCTCGCACTTCAGCATGTAATTGATCTTGGTCACCATCCCGCGAATTTCCGGGGTGTTCGGCAACTCGACGCTATGGTGCATACGCCGCAAGCCGAGCCCGCGCAGAGTCTGGCGGTGCTGCTTGGGCGTGGCGATGGGGCTGCGCACCAGCGTGATTTTGAGCTTGTTGGAATTGGCCACGGTACCTCCTATCCCCGAATGTCAGAAACGGACTTGCCGCGCTTGGCCGCAATTTCCTGCGGGCTGGACAGGGCTTCCAGCGCCTTGAAGGTAGCCCGCACGATATTGATCGGGTTGTTGGAGCCCAAGGACTTGGCCAGGATGTTGCGCACGCCCAGCACCTCCAGCACGGCGCGCATGGCGCCGCCGGCGATGATGCCGGTACCTTCGGAGGCCGGGCGCATGATGACCTTGGCAGCCCCGTGCTCGCCCACCACCGGGTAGTGAATGGTGCCGTTCTTCAGGGGCACCTTGATCATGCTCTTGCGGGCGGCGTCCATGGCCTTCTGGATGCCGATGGGCACTTCCTTGGCCTTGCCGCGGCCGAAACCGACCATGCCGTCGCCGTTGCCGACCACGGTCAGGGCCGCAAAGCCGAATTGTCGGCCACCCTTGACCACCTTGGCCACGCGATTGACGCCGATGAGCTTCTCCTGAAGCTCGTCCGTGCGCCCCGTATCTCTTTCTTCCCTAGCCATCAGTCACTCCTTAGAATTTCAGGCCGTGGGCACGGGCCGCATCTGCCAAGGCCTTCACCCGTCCGTGATACTTGAAGCCGCTGCGGTCGAACGCCACGGTTTCCAGACCGGCGGCAACCGCTTTCTCGGCCAAGCGCTGGCCCACCTGACTGGCGGCCTCGCAGTTGCCGCCACTTGCCAGCTTGCTGCGCATGTCCGCTTCCAGGCTGGAAGCCTGCACCAGGACGCGACCCTGCGCATCATCAATGATCTGCGCATAGATGTGCTGGCTGGAGCGAAACACGCACAGTCGCGGCTGTTTCAGCGACTTGATCTTGGCACGGGTACGCAGCGCGCGCCGCAGCCTGGCAGCTTTCTTGT harbors:
- the rpmD gene encoding 50S ribosomal protein L30, which translates into the protein MANSNKLKITLVRSPIATPKQHRQTLRGLGLRRMHHSVELPNTPEIRGMVTKINYMLKCEEL
- the rpsE gene encoding 30S ribosomal protein S5 translates to MAREERDTGRTDELQEKLIGVNRVAKVVKGGRQFGFAALTVVGNGDGMVGFGRGKAKEVPIGIQKAMDAARKSMIKVPLKNGTIHYPVVGEHGAAKVIMRPASEGTGIIAGGAMRAVLEVLGVRNILAKSLGSNNPINIVRATFKALEALSSPQEIAAKRGKSVSDIRG
- the rplR gene encoding 50S ribosomal protein L18 yields the protein MKDKKAARLRRALRTRAKIKSLKQPRLCVFRSSQHIYAQIIDDAQGRVLVQASSLEADMRSKLASGGNCEAASQVGQRLAEKAVAAGLETVAFDRSGFKYHGRVKALADAARAHGLKF